A stretch of the Musa acuminata AAA Group cultivar baxijiao chromosome BXJ2-7, Cavendish_Baxijiao_AAA, whole genome shotgun sequence genome encodes the following:
- the LOC135617488 gene encoding cysteine protease ATG4B-like isoform X4, producing MRFFRSIFSVFERHSNTGSVENKSSNSRSHGWVTSLNKVMTSGPMRRLQERILWTSRADTLRSTSDIWFLGKCYKLSLEESSHGSDAPNSYDAFLEDFLSRIWITYRKGFDPIGDSKFTCDVNWGCMIRSSQMLVAQALIFHHLGRSWRMRLQKPHDPGYIEILHLFGDSEACAFSVHNLLQAGRCYGLAAGSWLGPYAICRTWETLAHANKEQIESDKCKESLPMVLYTVSGDEDGERGGAPVICIEVAARLCYDFKKGQLNWAPILLLVPLVLGLEKINPRYIPLLWETFTFPQSLGILGGRPGASTYIVGIQDNKALYLDPHEGQPVCCFSCVKVLGG from the exons ATGAGATTCTTCAGATCCATTTTTTCGGTTTTCGAACGACACTCCAACACGGGTTCAGTTGAAAACAAGTCTAGCAATTCCAGAAGCCATGGCTGGGTGACAAGTCTGAATAAGGTCATGACTAGTGGGCCGATGAGGAGACTTCAAGAGCGTATACTATGGACAAGCAGGGCGGACACTTTGAGGTCGACCAGTGATATATGGTTTCTTGGCAAATGTTATAAACTCTCACTTGAGGAGTCATCACATGGTTCTGATGCTCCCAATAGTTATGATGCTTTCCTAGAAGATTTCTTGTCAAGAATTTGGATAACATACCGGAAAGGTTTTGACCCCATTGGTGATTCAAAGTTCACATGTGATGTCAACTGGGGATGTATGATCAGAAGTAGCCAGATGCTTGTTGCTCAG GCATTGATCTTTCATCATCTAGGGAGATCTTGGAGGATGCGCTTGCAGAAG CCACATGATCCTGGGTATATTGaaattcttcatctttttggtgaCTCGGAGGCATGTGCTTTTTCAGTGCACAATCTGCTTCAAGCTGGGAGGTGTTATGGTTTGGCTGCTGGATCATGGTTGGGTCCTTATGCTATTTGTCGAACATGGGAAACCCTTGCTCATGCTAACAAAGAGCAAATTGAAAGTGATAAATGCAAAGAAAGCTTGCCCATGGTTCTATATACTGTTTCAGGTGATGAAGATGGGGAGAGAGGTGGAGCTCCAGTTATCTGTATTGAGGTTGCTGCCAGACTATGTTATGATTTTAAAAAGGGGCAATTGAACTGGGCACCTATTCTGTTGTTGGTTCCTTTGGTACTTGGACTAGAAAAGATCAACCCCAG GTACATTCCTTTGTTGTGGGAAACATTTACATTTCCACAAAGCCTGGGCATTTTAGGTGGAAGACCTGGGGCCTCTACCTATATTGTTGGCATACAGGACAACAAGGCACTGTACTTGGATCCTCATGAAGGCCAACCG GTATGTTGTTTCAGCTGCGTAAAGGTTTTAGGTGGCTGA
- the LOC135617488 gene encoding cysteine protease ATG4B-like isoform X2, translating to MRFFRSIFSVFERHSNTGSVENKSSNSRSHGWVTSLNKVMTSGPMRRLQERILWTSRADTLRSTSDIWFLGKCYKLSLEESSHGSDAPNSYDAFLEDFLSRIWITYRKGFDPIGDSKFTCDVNWGCMIRSSQMLVAQGDLGGCACRSHMILGILKFFIFLVTRRHVLFQCTICFKLGGVMVWLLDHGDEDGERGGAPVICIEVAARLCYDFKKGQLNWAPILLLVPLVLGLEKINPRYIPLLWETFTFPQSLGILGGRPGASTYIVGIQDNKALYLDPHEGQPAVDIKRDDLEADSSSYHCSTVRHVPLDMIDPSLAIGFYCRDKDDFEDFCSRASKLADKSNRAPLFTVAQNLQPAKPVPYDDLLAVDTFTDTDDPVHDDEWQIL from the exons ATGAGATTCTTCAGATCCATTTTTTCGGTTTTCGAACGACACTCCAACACGGGTTCAGTTGAAAACAAGTCTAGCAATTCCAGAAGCCATGGCTGGGTGACAAGTCTGAATAAGGTCATGACTAGTGGGCCGATGAGGAGACTTCAAGAGCGTATACTATGGACAAGCAGGGCGGACACTTTGAGGTCGACCAGTGATATATGGTTTCTTGGCAAATGTTATAAACTCTCACTTGAGGAGTCATCACATGGTTCTGATGCTCCCAATAGTTATGATGCTTTCCTAGAAGATTTCTTGTCAAGAATTTGGATAACATACCGGAAAGGTTTTGACCCCATTGGTGATTCAAAGTTCACATGTGATGTCAACTGGGGATGTATGATCAGAAGTAGCCAGATGCTTGTTGCTCAG GGAGATCTTGGAGGATGCGCTTGCAGAAG CCACATGATCCTGGGTATATTGaaattcttcatctttttggtgaCTCGGAGGCATGTGCTTTTTCAGTGCACAATCTGCTTCAAGCTGGGAGGTGTTATGGTTTGGCTGCTGGATCATG GTGATGAAGATGGGGAGAGAGGTGGAGCTCCAGTTATCTGTATTGAGGTTGCTGCCAGACTATGTTATGATTTTAAAAAGGGGCAATTGAACTGGGCACCTATTCTGTTGTTGGTTCCTTTGGTACTTGGACTAGAAAAGATCAACCCCAG GTACATTCCTTTGTTGTGGGAAACATTTACATTTCCACAAAGCCTGGGCATTTTAGGTGGAAGACCTGGGGCCTCTACCTATATTGTTGGCATACAGGACAACAAGGCACTGTACTTGGATCCTCATGAAGGCCAACCG GCTGTTGATATCAAGAGGGATGATTTGGAAGCTGATAGTTCTTCATATCACTGCAG CACTGTGCGTCATGTGCCACTTGACATGATCGACCCATCGTTGGCCATTGGGTTCTATTGCAGAGATAAAG ATGATTTCGAAGACTTTTGTTCCCGTGCTTCTAAGCTTGCAGACAAGTCAAACAGGGCACCACTCTTTACTGTTGCCCAGAATCTTCAGCCCGCAAAGCCAGTTCCTTACGATGATCTTTTGGCAGTTGATACCTTTACTGACACTGATGATCCCGTCCATGATGATGAATGGCAGATTTTATGA
- the LOC135617488 gene encoding cysteine protease ATG4B-like isoform X1, whose amino-acid sequence MRFFRSIFSVFERHSNTGSVENKSSNSRSHGWVTSLNKVMTSGPMRRLQERILWTSRADTLRSTSDIWFLGKCYKLSLEESSHGSDAPNSYDAFLEDFLSRIWITYRKGFDPIGDSKFTCDVNWGCMIRSSQMLVAQALIFHHLGRSWRMRLQKPHDPGYIEILHLFGDSEACAFSVHNLLQAGRCYGLAAGSWLGPYAICRTWETLAHANKEQIESDKCKESLPMVLYTVSGDEDGERGGAPVICIEVAARLCYDFKKGQLNWAPILLLVPLVLGLEKINPRYIPLLWETFTFPQSLGILGGRPGASTYIVGIQDNKALYLDPHEGQPAVDIKRDDLEADSSSYHCSTVRHVPLDMIDPSLAIGFYCRDKDDFEDFCSRASKLADKSNRAPLFTVAQNLQPAKPVPYDDLLAVDTFTDTDDPVHDDEWQIL is encoded by the exons ATGAGATTCTTCAGATCCATTTTTTCGGTTTTCGAACGACACTCCAACACGGGTTCAGTTGAAAACAAGTCTAGCAATTCCAGAAGCCATGGCTGGGTGACAAGTCTGAATAAGGTCATGACTAGTGGGCCGATGAGGAGACTTCAAGAGCGTATACTATGGACAAGCAGGGCGGACACTTTGAGGTCGACCAGTGATATATGGTTTCTTGGCAAATGTTATAAACTCTCACTTGAGGAGTCATCACATGGTTCTGATGCTCCCAATAGTTATGATGCTTTCCTAGAAGATTTCTTGTCAAGAATTTGGATAACATACCGGAAAGGTTTTGACCCCATTGGTGATTCAAAGTTCACATGTGATGTCAACTGGGGATGTATGATCAGAAGTAGCCAGATGCTTGTTGCTCAG GCATTGATCTTTCATCATCTAGGGAGATCTTGGAGGATGCGCTTGCAGAAG CCACATGATCCTGGGTATATTGaaattcttcatctttttggtgaCTCGGAGGCATGTGCTTTTTCAGTGCACAATCTGCTTCAAGCTGGGAGGTGTTATGGTTTGGCTGCTGGATCATGGTTGGGTCCTTATGCTATTTGTCGAACATGGGAAACCCTTGCTCATGCTAACAAAGAGCAAATTGAAAGTGATAAATGCAAAGAAAGCTTGCCCATGGTTCTATATACTGTTTCAGGTGATGAAGATGGGGAGAGAGGTGGAGCTCCAGTTATCTGTATTGAGGTTGCTGCCAGACTATGTTATGATTTTAAAAAGGGGCAATTGAACTGGGCACCTATTCTGTTGTTGGTTCCTTTGGTACTTGGACTAGAAAAGATCAACCCCAG GTACATTCCTTTGTTGTGGGAAACATTTACATTTCCACAAAGCCTGGGCATTTTAGGTGGAAGACCTGGGGCCTCTACCTATATTGTTGGCATACAGGACAACAAGGCACTGTACTTGGATCCTCATGAAGGCCAACCG GCTGTTGATATCAAGAGGGATGATTTGGAAGCTGATAGTTCTTCATATCACTGCAG CACTGTGCGTCATGTGCCACTTGACATGATCGACCCATCGTTGGCCATTGGGTTCTATTGCAGAGATAAAG ATGATTTCGAAGACTTTTGTTCCCGTGCTTCTAAGCTTGCAGACAAGTCAAACAGGGCACCACTCTTTACTGTTGCCCAGAATCTTCAGCCCGCAAAGCCAGTTCCTTACGATGATCTTTTGGCAGTTGATACCTTTACTGACACTGATGATCCCGTCCATGATGATGAATGGCAGATTTTATGA
- the LOC135617488 gene encoding cysteine protease ATG4B-like isoform X5, which produces MRFFRSIFSVFERHSNTGSVENKSSNSRSHGWVTSLNKVMTSGPMRRLQERILWTSRADTLRSTSDIWFLGKCYKLSLEESSHGSDAPNSYDAFLEDFLSRIWITYRKGFDPIGDSKFTCDVNWGCMIRSSQMLVAQALIFHHLGRSWRMRLQKPHDPGYIEILHLFGDSEACAFSVHNLLQAGRCYGLAAGSWLGPYAICRTWETLAHANKEQIESDKCKESLPMVLYTVSGDEDGERGGAPVICIEVAARLCYDFKKGQLNWAPILLLVPLVLGLEKINPSMSYLVQVHSFVVGNIYISTKPGHFRWKTWGLYLYCWHTGQQGTVLGSS; this is translated from the exons ATGAGATTCTTCAGATCCATTTTTTCGGTTTTCGAACGACACTCCAACACGGGTTCAGTTGAAAACAAGTCTAGCAATTCCAGAAGCCATGGCTGGGTGACAAGTCTGAATAAGGTCATGACTAGTGGGCCGATGAGGAGACTTCAAGAGCGTATACTATGGACAAGCAGGGCGGACACTTTGAGGTCGACCAGTGATATATGGTTTCTTGGCAAATGTTATAAACTCTCACTTGAGGAGTCATCACATGGTTCTGATGCTCCCAATAGTTATGATGCTTTCCTAGAAGATTTCTTGTCAAGAATTTGGATAACATACCGGAAAGGTTTTGACCCCATTGGTGATTCAAAGTTCACATGTGATGTCAACTGGGGATGTATGATCAGAAGTAGCCAGATGCTTGTTGCTCAG GCATTGATCTTTCATCATCTAGGGAGATCTTGGAGGATGCGCTTGCAGAAG CCACATGATCCTGGGTATATTGaaattcttcatctttttggtgaCTCGGAGGCATGTGCTTTTTCAGTGCACAATCTGCTTCAAGCTGGGAGGTGTTATGGTTTGGCTGCTGGATCATGGTTGGGTCCTTATGCTATTTGTCGAACATGGGAAACCCTTGCTCATGCTAACAAAGAGCAAATTGAAAGTGATAAATGCAAAGAAAGCTTGCCCATGGTTCTATATACTGTTTCAGGTGATGAAGATGGGGAGAGAGGTGGAGCTCCAGTTATCTGTATTGAGGTTGCTGCCAGACTATGTTATGATTTTAAAAAGGGGCAATTGAACTGGGCACCTATTCTGTTGTTGGTTCCTTTGGTACTTGGACTAGAAAAGATCAACCCCAG CATGTCATACTTGGTGCAGGTACATTCCTTTGTTGTGGGAAACATTTACATTTCCACAAAGCCTGGGCATTTTAGGTGGAAGACCTGGGGCCTCTACCTATATTGTTGGCATACAGGACAACAAGGCACTGTACTTGGATCCTCATGA
- the LOC135617488 gene encoding cysteine protease ATG4B-like isoform X3 codes for MRFFRSIFSVFERHSNTGSVENKSSNSRSHGWVTSLNKVMTSGPMRRLQERILWTSRADTLRSTSDIWFLGKCYKLSLEESSHGSDAPNSYDAFLEDFLSRIWITYRKGFDPIGDSKFTCDVNWGCMIRSSQMLVAQALIFHHLGRSWRMRLQKPHDPGYIEILHLFGDSEACAFSVHNLLQAGRCYGLAAGSWLGPYAICRTWETLAHANKEQIESDKCKESLPMVLYTVSGDEDGERGGAPVICIEVAARLCYDFKKGQLNWAPILLLVPLVLGLEKINPRYIPLLWETFTFPQSLGILGGRPGASTYIVGIQDNKALYLDPHEGQPYALNRLLISRGMIWKLIVLHITAALCVMCHLT; via the exons ATGAGATTCTTCAGATCCATTTTTTCGGTTTTCGAACGACACTCCAACACGGGTTCAGTTGAAAACAAGTCTAGCAATTCCAGAAGCCATGGCTGGGTGACAAGTCTGAATAAGGTCATGACTAGTGGGCCGATGAGGAGACTTCAAGAGCGTATACTATGGACAAGCAGGGCGGACACTTTGAGGTCGACCAGTGATATATGGTTTCTTGGCAAATGTTATAAACTCTCACTTGAGGAGTCATCACATGGTTCTGATGCTCCCAATAGTTATGATGCTTTCCTAGAAGATTTCTTGTCAAGAATTTGGATAACATACCGGAAAGGTTTTGACCCCATTGGTGATTCAAAGTTCACATGTGATGTCAACTGGGGATGTATGATCAGAAGTAGCCAGATGCTTGTTGCTCAG GCATTGATCTTTCATCATCTAGGGAGATCTTGGAGGATGCGCTTGCAGAAG CCACATGATCCTGGGTATATTGaaattcttcatctttttggtgaCTCGGAGGCATGTGCTTTTTCAGTGCACAATCTGCTTCAAGCTGGGAGGTGTTATGGTTTGGCTGCTGGATCATGGTTGGGTCCTTATGCTATTTGTCGAACATGGGAAACCCTTGCTCATGCTAACAAAGAGCAAATTGAAAGTGATAAATGCAAAGAAAGCTTGCCCATGGTTCTATATACTGTTTCAGGTGATGAAGATGGGGAGAGAGGTGGAGCTCCAGTTATCTGTATTGAGGTTGCTGCCAGACTATGTTATGATTTTAAAAAGGGGCAATTGAACTGGGCACCTATTCTGTTGTTGGTTCCTTTGGTACTTGGACTAGAAAAGATCAACCCCAG GTACATTCCTTTGTTGTGGGAAACATTTACATTTCCACAAAGCCTGGGCATTTTAGGTGGAAGACCTGGGGCCTCTACCTATATTGTTGGCATACAGGACAACAAGGCACTGTACTTGGATCCTCATGAAGGCCAACCG TATGCACTGAATAGGCTGTTGATATCAAGAGGGATGATTTGGAAGCTGATAGTTCTTCATATCACTGCAG CACTGTGCGTCATGTGCCACTTGACATGA